Part of the Desulfurococcus sp. genome is shown below.
TAGACTACAAGAATGGCAAGATAAGCGAGTATGGTGGAATCCTCGAGCTAGGCCTTAAGGAGGGAGGTGTAGGCATCAGTACCCTGGAAGACCTTGATACATTCCTGCAGATAGCAATTCAAGCTGGGAAGAAGGTAAACAGGGATGAAATATACAGTAAGGTTAAAGCTATGAGGGACTCTATTCCATCATGGATCTGGGATGAAGTCTTCAAGCTGAAGGATAAGCTGGTAGCTGATCCAGCTGGCGTTAAAGTAAGCGGGTTAAGCTTCGCTGATATAGCAGCTAAAATACCGTACTCATCGGAATCCATAGCAGAGGTTAGAAGCGCTCTTAACGTCGGCTAAGAAACCTGCTGCAAGCCCTTACACAGCTATTTTTACCTTATTTTCTCATTTTATCTCATTCGAGGGTAAGATTTAAGAGTGAAACCTCGGCTAGAAGAGTGGTTAATAACCTGGGGTCTACTATGGAGGCTGCTGGAGAATCAGTATTAATGAAGGATATTACGAAGGTATACCCGGACGGCACTGTAGCGTTAAGACACGTGGACTTCAAGGCTGGAAGAGGAGAAATCCACGGGTTGCTCGGTGAGAATGGGGCTGGTAAGACAACACTAATGAAGATTCTCTCAGGTCTCTTAAAGCCGACATCCGGCGAGATATACGTGGGTGGCGTGAAGGTTAGAATCAAGAGCCCGGCTCATGCTTTAAGCCTCGGTATTGGAATGGTGCACCAGCATATATCTCTCGTGCCAGCATTCACAGCATACGAGAACATAGTCCTAGGCTTAAAGAAGCCGTTAACTAGAAGCGAGGTAGCCGAGCTGGCTAAAAGCTCTGGGCTTGAAATACCCTTGGATGCAGTAGTCGAAGACCTCCCATTCGGTGTCAGGCAGCGTATTGAGATAGTGAAAATGCTGGCTAGAAACGTCAACGTGCTCATACTAGACGAGCCTACAACGAATCTAACACCACTGGAAACTAAGGGTTTATTCAGGAGCCTCCAGGCGCTTAAGAGTCAAGGTAAAACTGTGATATTCATCTCGCATAAGATAAGAGAAGTCCTCGAGATAACAGACAAAATTACAGTTTTAAGGAGAGGTAGAGTAGTAGGCACAGTGGAAACCAGTAAGACTAGTCCTGCAGAACTCGCTAAAATGATGGTTGGACGGGAAGTCTTCTTACAGCTCGAGAAGAAGCCCAGGGAAGCTGGTAGACCAGCTCTAGTAGTCGAGGATCTCTACGTATTAAACGATATGGGGGCCCCGGCTGTTAAAGGTGTTTCACTTGAAGTCCGGTACGGCGAGATACTGGGTATCGCTGGTGTAGAGGGTAACGGGCAGGTGGAGCTGGCTGAAGCAATAGCTGGTTTAAGAAGTATCTCTAAGGGCCGAATACTATTAGATAACATGGATATAACACGCCTCCCCACAATGGAAAGGTACAAGCTTGGATTATCCTATATACCTGACGATAGAAAGGTTGGATTAGTAGTAGAGATGAGCATACCAGAGAACATGATATTAACACAGCTGTGGAATCATAGATTCATTAACAAGCTCTCCATGCTAAGGAAGAGCGAGGTAAAGAAGTTCAGCGAGGAAGTGGTCAAGAAGTTCGATGTATACACGAAATCTCTGAATGCCCCGGTGAAAAGCTTGAGTGGAGGAAACCAGCAGAAACTGCTTGTTGGAAGAGAGTTCTCTAGAGATCCAAAGGTTGTACTAGTATCTCAGCCGACGAAAGGACTTGATGTAGCTGCCACAGAATACGTGAGGAGGAAGCTACTGGAGATGAGGGATGCCGGGAAGGCAGTACTCCTTATATCCTCTGATCTAGACGAGGTATTAAGCCTCAGCGATAGAGTCGCTGTTATATATGAGGGGAGAATCATGGGAGTAGTAGAACCATCTAGTGTCACTGAGAAGGAGTTGGGCTTAATGATGGGAGGCTTCACGCTAGAACAGGCTAAAGGCATGTAGGAGGCTGGTGGCTCATGTCGACTGCGCTCAAAGAGAATATCCCGCTACTATTAAACACTCTAATAGCGCTGGCAGTAGGCTTCCTTATAGGAGCTGTCCTCATGGCTTTAGGCGGCTATAACCCATTCATCGCCTACGCTAGCCTCTTCCAGACATCATTAAACCTAGGCGACCCATACTACACCGCGATGACCCTAAGCTACGCTACTCCTCTCATGCTAACCGGTTTAACTTTTGCTGTAAGCATGAGGGCAGGGATCTTCAATATTGGTGCTGAAGGTCAAGTCTACATGGGTGCTCTTGGCGCAGTAATAGTGGCATCTATGAGCCTACCAGGCTACCTCTACCTCCCACTGGCAGTAATTCTAGGCTCGGCTCTAGGAGCTCTATGGGGTCTTATAGCAGGTGTGCTTAAAGCATGGAGGAATATCAACGAGGTAGTTTCAACAATAATGCTCAACTGGATAGCCTTCTGGATAGTAGAGTATGCTAGAGTATACGTCTACTATAATCCGAAGAGCCCTGATAAAACTATCTCAATGCCGCCTGAAGGCAGGCTACCCCTGCTATTCAAGGGGACAGAGCTCAGCTTCTCCCTGATAATAGCATTAATAGCCGTGATCCTAACGTTCATTGTGTTATGGTACACGAGACTCGGGTATAGCATTAGGGTTTCAGGGTACAGCTTACGCTCAGCTAGGTACGCTGGAATAGATCCGAGACTACAGATACTATACGTATTCGTGATTGGAGGGGTTCTCTCAGGGCTCGCCGGTGTCCTCGAGATCGCTGGTAGACCTCCAGAGTACGCTATTACAACAGGCGCATCAAATATAGTTGGATTAGGCTTTAGCGGTATAACAGTCGCGCTACTGGGATGGAATCACCCAATACTGATTATATTGTCATCGGTGATTATAGGCATGCTTACAGCGGGGTCTAGAGGCATGCAGATCACAGCTAACGTGCCGCTCGAAATGGTGAAAGCAGTACAGGGTATAATCGTTATATCACTAGCAGTACCAATAGCCTCCTATATTGTTAGGAGAATGAGGGTAAAGGAGAGCTTAAGGGGTGAGGAGGCTTGATTGATTCAAAGCTAGCTTTAGATGTAGCCCTGCTATCAACATGGGCTATGACGCCAATACTGCTAGCAGCTTTAGGCGAGATCCTAGCTGAGAGGAGTGGTGTGGTTAACATAGGATTAGAGGGTATAATGCTGATCTCTGGTTTCACAGCTGTAGCAGTAGCGGATGCAACATTAAACCCGTGGCTAGGAGTAGCTGCTGCAATAGGCTCAGGTGCTCTCTTAGGATTAATCCACGGTGTTATAAGCGTCTACCTTAAAGGCAACCAGATAGTCTCCGGGGTAGGAGTAAACCTGTTTGCAGGGGGCTTCGTAGCATACGGGATAGAAGCGGTATGGAAGGTTAGAGGATACTACACCCCTAGTGTTAAAGTACCGAAGATACCATGGCTAGGGGTCTCACCTCTCTTCATAGCATCCCTGGTTCTCGTTGTAGTATTATTCCTCGTGATATATAGAAGCAGTCTGGGACTTAAGCTGAGAGCCTGCGGCGAGAACCCTGAGGCAGCTGATGTTGTAGGAGTCCACGTGGAGAGAATACAGCTTGCAGCCACAGTGATAGGTGCAGCGATAACAGGTCTAGCTGGCGCTGTTCTAAGCATAGACTGGCTGGCAGCTATCACAAAAGAGCTTCCAGCTGGAAGAGGCTTCATAGCTCTCGCATTAGTGAACTTCGCTAACTGGAATCCACTGTACGCTTTAGGAGGAAGCTTCCTCTTCGGCTCCCTATGGACTCTAACCGAGTACCTTAAAAACATAGAGGCTGCTAAAGCCATCATACCAGTACCCTTAATGAATACTATCCCCTATATTGCAACACTACTGGTAACCATCGGCGTCATAGGTAAATCGAAGCCTCCGAGAAGCGTCGGCATACCCTACGTTAGAGAAGGCGAATAGTT
Proteins encoded:
- a CDS encoding ABC transporter permease; the protein is MSTALKENIPLLLNTLIALAVGFLIGAVLMALGGYNPFIAYASLFQTSLNLGDPYYTAMTLSYATPLMLTGLTFAVSMRAGIFNIGAEGQVYMGALGAVIVASMSLPGYLYLPLAVILGSALGALWGLIAGVLKAWRNINEVVSTIMLNWIAFWIVEYARVYVYYNPKSPDKTISMPPEGRLPLLFKGTELSFSLIIALIAVILTFIVLWYTRLGYSIRVSGYSLRSARYAGIDPRLQILYVFVIGGVLSGLAGVLEIAGRPPEYAITTGASNIVGLGFSGITVALLGWNHPILIILSSVIIGMLTAGSRGMQITANVPLEMVKAVQGIIVISLAVPIASYIVRRMRVKESLRGEEA
- a CDS encoding ABC transporter ATP-binding protein is translated as MEAAGESVLMKDITKVYPDGTVALRHVDFKAGRGEIHGLLGENGAGKTTLMKILSGLLKPTSGEIYVGGVKVRIKSPAHALSLGIGMVHQHISLVPAFTAYENIVLGLKKPLTRSEVAELAKSSGLEIPLDAVVEDLPFGVRQRIEIVKMLARNVNVLILDEPTTNLTPLETKGLFRSLQALKSQGKTVIFISHKIREVLEITDKITVLRRGRVVGTVETSKTSPAELAKMMVGREVFLQLEKKPREAGRPALVVEDLYVLNDMGAPAVKGVSLEVRYGEILGIAGVEGNGQVELAEAIAGLRSISKGRILLDNMDITRLPTMERYKLGLSYIPDDRKVGLVVEMSIPENMILTQLWNHRFINKLSMLRKSEVKKFSEEVVKKFDVYTKSLNAPVKSLSGGNQQKLLVGREFSRDPKVVLVSQPTKGLDVAATEYVRRKLLEMRDAGKAVLLISSDLDEVLSLSDRVAVIYEGRIMGVVEPSSVTEKELGLMMGGFTLEQAKGM
- a CDS encoding ABC transporter permease, which translates into the protein MIDSKLALDVALLSTWAMTPILLAALGEILAERSGVVNIGLEGIMLISGFTAVAVADATLNPWLGVAAAIGSGALLGLIHGVISVYLKGNQIVSGVGVNLFAGGFVAYGIEAVWKVRGYYTPSVKVPKIPWLGVSPLFIASLVLVVVLFLVIYRSSLGLKLRACGENPEAADVVGVHVERIQLAATVIGAAITGLAGAVLSIDWLAAITKELPAGRGFIALALVNFANWNPLYALGGSFLFGSLWTLTEYLKNIEAAKAIIPVPLMNTIPYIATLLVTIGVIGKSKPPRSVGIPYVREGE